One genomic region from Spirochaetota bacterium encodes:
- the argS gene encoding arginine--tRNA ligase, which translates to MISVRKKLTGIFSAAFTAEGIDASFGEVAVSNRPDLSHFQCNGALPAAKTLKKKPRDIADAVLSRVTDGGGMIAKATVDGPGFINITVSDALLLEGALELRRIDELASSLIDDKRMTLIDFGSPNVAKPMHVGHLRSAIIGDAVQRLCVYLGVPKVSINHLGDWGTQMGMLICALREKDPSLPYFDEKHAGEFPKTSPVTIDDLETMYPVQSKKCKEDETEMKKALEAISLLQKGHAGYTALWKHFVDISRAQLENEFIALGIRFDFWRGESYYHGKIPSVIDDLTSRGIASKSEGALVVHFSEEETGGKEIAPLLLVKSDGAYLYGTTDLTAVRDRVAEFSPARLLYVVDKRQSLHFTQVFLAATRAAYAKDAELMHVPFGTVNGKDGKPFKTREGGVMKLSDLISMVVGKARERMAEAGVADGYPEAEREHVAKCVGLAALKYADLVNHRETDYIFDLDAFTRFEGKTGPYLLYTSVRIKSILRKAAERGFTPGTLAVTGDPERALMAMLSRYPDVVISAYEALLPNHLCEYLFELAQAFNQFYISCSIINENDAAKRGSWLTLSEVTLTVLVSALSVLGIDVPERM; encoded by the coding sequence ATGATATCAGTACGAAAGAAACTTACCGGCATTTTTTCCGCGGCATTCACCGCCGAGGGCATCGATGCTTCGTTCGGCGAGGTCGCCGTTTCCAATCGCCCGGACTTGAGCCATTTCCAATGCAACGGCGCACTCCCTGCGGCGAAGACGCTCAAGAAAAAACCGCGTGATATAGCGGACGCGGTGCTCAGCCGTGTTACGGATGGCGGCGGCATGATAGCGAAGGCTACCGTCGACGGCCCGGGTTTCATCAATATCACGGTCTCCGATGCTCTGCTTCTCGAGGGCGCCCTTGAGCTCAGGCGCATCGACGAACTTGCCTCGTCCCTGATAGATGACAAACGCATGACGCTCATCGATTTCGGCAGTCCGAACGTAGCCAAGCCGATGCATGTCGGTCATCTGCGCTCCGCCATCATCGGCGATGCCGTGCAGCGCCTGTGCGTCTACCTCGGCGTGCCGAAGGTGAGCATCAATCATCTCGGCGACTGGGGGACGCAGATGGGCATGCTCATCTGTGCGCTCCGCGAGAAGGACCCCTCACTCCCTTATTTTGACGAGAAGCATGCCGGCGAATTCCCGAAGACGTCGCCGGTGACCATCGACGATCTTGAGACGATGTATCCGGTGCAGTCGAAGAAGTGCAAGGAAGACGAAACGGAGATGAAGAAAGCGCTCGAGGCGATATCGCTTCTGCAGAAGGGACATGCGGGATATACCGCCCTTTGGAAGCATTTTGTCGATATCTCGCGCGCGCAGTTGGAAAATGAATTCATCGCCCTCGGCATACGGTTCGATTTCTGGCGCGGTGAAAGCTATTATCACGGGAAGATACCGAGCGTGATCGACGACCTTACCTCACGCGGCATTGCATCGAAAAGCGAAGGCGCGCTCGTCGTCCATTTCAGCGAAGAAGAGACCGGCGGAAAGGAGATAGCGCCCCTTCTTCTCGTGAAATCCGACGGCGCGTATCTCTACGGCACCACCGATCTTACGGCGGTACGCGATCGCGTTGCCGAATTCTCGCCGGCACGGCTTCTCTATGTCGTCGACAAACGGCAGTCGCTCCATTTCACGCAGGTATTCCTCGCCGCAACAAGGGCGGCGTATGCGAAGGACGCCGAGCTCATGCACGTCCCGTTCGGTACGGTGAACGGCAAGGACGGCAAGCCGTTCAAAACGCGCGAGGGCGGCGTCATGAAGCTTTCGGACCTCATCAGCATGGTCGTCGGAAAGGCGCGCGAACGCATGGCGGAAGCAGGCGTCGCCGACGGCTATCCCGAAGCGGAGCGCGAGCATGTGGCGAAATGCGTGGGGCTTGCCGCGCTTAAATATGCCGATCTCGTCAATCACCGCGAGACGGATTATATCTTCGATCTCGACGCGTTCACCCGATTTGAGGGGAAGACCGGGCCGTATCTTCTTTACACATCGGTGCGCATTAAATCGATACTCCGAAAGGCTGCGGAACGCGGATTCACACCGGGCACGCTTGCGGTCACCGGTGATCCCGAGCGCGCGCTCATGGCGATGCTTTCGCGCTATCCGGACGTCGTCATATCCGCGTATGAAGCGCTTCTCCCGAACCATCTCTGTGAATATCTTTTTGAACTTGCGCAGGCGTTCAATCAGTTCTATATCAGCTGTTCCATTATCAATGAGAACGATGCGGCAAAACGCGGCTCATGGCTCACGCTCTCTGAGGTCACGCTCACGGTGCTCGTAAGCGCTCTCTCTGTGCTCGGTATCGATGTGCCGGAGCGCATGTAG